Part of the Ziziphus jujuba cultivar Dongzao chromosome 8, ASM3175591v1 genome is shown below.
CATTCTGCTTGACTTACTAGCACCTAACCCCACACGTTGTTCTTACTTATTCACAAGTAAAGCATACAAAACAACTTATTGCAAAAGTGTTTcaaaccttttctttttcttctccattaTAATAAACGCATAAAAAATCTCTCTCTCACTGTGTCTTCGGTAATTTTGTTCCTCGGCCATGGAAAATGCAATCGTTTTGTATCCCTCTCCAGGGATAGGCCATCTTATCTCCATGGTAGAGTTGGGCAAGCTCATATTAACCCACCACCCTCGCTTCTCCATCACTGTCCTCCTCATCACCACCCCACCAAAACGTACCAACATCACCCCCAATTCCACCACCCAACAACAAGCCACCAACTCCGTCGCCCAATACATCGCCGCAGTCTCTGCCACCACCCCTTCCATCAATTTCCATCATTTGCCCCAAGTCTCTCTCCCTCCCGACTTTAATCGAAGCACACCCGACACGGGCTTCGAGCTTCCACGCTATAACAACCCCAATCTCCACCATGCCCTTTTAACCATTTCAAAAACCTCCAAACTCAAAGCCTTCCTCATTGACTTCTTCTGCGATGCCGCATTCGAAGTCGCCGCCGAACAGCTCAAAATCCCAACATACTATTTCTTCACATCCTCCGCAAGCGGTCTCGCCGTGTTTCTCAAAATTCCTACCATTGATTccaatatttccatcgatattccAAACTTACCGTCCATTCCTTTTTCTTCATGGCCCGATCCTTTGGTCGACCGTACCACCACTGTCTACAAGAACTTTTCCAAGACCGCAACCCGTATGCCAAATTCACACGGGATTATTGTAAACACGTTTGAATTTTTGGAAAAGAATGCCCTCAAAGCCATATCCGACGGCGTTTGCGTGCCGGAAGGTACTCGGACTCCGCCAGTTTTCTGCATCGGACCGCTGATTTCGACGACCGGAAATGAAAGTGGTGAGGAGCAGAACAAGTGTTTGAATTGGCTCGACAAGCAGCCGAAACAGAGTGTCGTGTTCCTCTGTTTTGGAAGCATGGGCTTGTTTCCATCCAAGCAGTTGAAAGAGATAGCCATTGCATTGGAAAACAGCGAGCAGCGATTCTTGTGGGTTGTAAAGAATCCACCTCCAGATAATCAAAACAGCGagaaaattgatggaattgatgACATTCTTCCAAAGGGATTTCTGGAAAGGACGAAAGATAGAGGGCTTGTTGTTCGACAGTGGGCACCACAAGTGGCCGTGCTGAGTCACAACTCGGTGGGTGGGTTCGTAACTCACTGCGGGTGGAACTCGGTCTTGGAATCGGTCAGTGCTGGGGTTCCCATGCTTGCTTGGCCTCTGTATGCGGAGCAGAAGATGAACAGATTGTTTATGGTGGAGGACGTGAAGGTGGCTTTGGCTGTGAACGAGTCGGAAGATGGGTTCGTGAGTGCGGCTGAGTTGGAGAGGCGAGTCAGAGAGTTGATGGATTCGGAGAAAGGGAGAGAAGTGAGAGATAGAGTGTTGGGGTTGAGAGACAGTGCCACAGCTGCCATGAAAGACGACGGGTCATCTCGTGCTGCCTTGAACAACTTGACTGAGCAGTGGTGTCAAAACTGAGCTTAGTCAAAGGAGTTGAGTCTAATATATTTAGAAGAATACGAAAGctgtcttaattttattttactgggAATTGTAATCTAGAACAAGCTGTACTGTTGCACACCGTAACATATTAAGCTGGGTTACGTAGCACAGAATACTATTATTACTGAAGGTTGTCCGATTAACtgttaaatgaaaatgttataaataaGGATAACTCAtacttccttttatttttttatccagGTTTAAATCTGCAGCAAATTGAAGATGCCgttaattataaagaaaaacaaaaaggaaaatattataaatagtaAGGTTTACAACAAGACAACTTCCCGAAGCAAATTTGATGTTAGAactaactgaaaaaaaaaaaagaagaaaagctagGAATTTAAACttacaatctctctctctctctctctctctatatatatatatatcctatttCGTAATTAGATCCTATAGATAGACTATTAAATATATGGAGTATTAGTTGGACCAGTTTTCCCAGTGGCTCAAAATAGGAGCACAACGCCGTTGGTAGATCTAAAAGGTTATCACACGGTTTTGGTCAAAATAGAGATCAGGTTAAAGTGAGAGTTGAATGAACATGGTGATATTCTGATATTGTCATTTTCTGATattctctattttctttccATCTTCTTTTATTCTAGAAAAATGTAGCAGATTCCAaagaaataattgaataatCGCACAGAATACATGCTCGGAAAATCAGTCA
Proteins encoded:
- the LOC107414657 gene encoding anthocyanidin 5,3-O-glucosyltransferase-like; the protein is MENAIVLYPSPGIGHLISMVELGKLILTHHPRFSITVLLITTPPKRTNITPNSTTQQQATNSVAQYIAAVSATTPSINFHHLPQVSLPPDFNRSTPDTGFELPRYNNPNLHHALLTISKTSKLKAFLIDFFCDAAFEVAAEQLKIPTYYFFTSSASGLAVFLKIPTIDSNISIDIPNLPSIPFSSWPDPLVDRTTTVYKNFSKTATRMPNSHGIIVNTFEFLEKNALKAISDGVCVPEGTRTPPVFCIGPLISTTGNESGEEQNKCLNWLDKQPKQSVVFLCFGSMGLFPSKQLKEIAIALENSEQRFLWVVKNPPPDNQNSEKIDGIDDILPKGFLERTKDRGLVVRQWAPQVAVLSHNSVGGFVTHCGWNSVLESVSAGVPMLAWPLYAEQKMNRLFMVEDVKVALAVNESEDGFVSAAELERRVRELMDSEKGREVRDRVLGLRDSATAAMKDDGSSRAALNNLTEQWCQN